A window from Drosophila miranda strain MSH22 chromosome Y unlocalized genomic scaffold, D.miranda_PacBio2.1 Contig_Y2_pilon, whole genome shotgun sequence encodes these proteins:
- the LOC117193311 gene encoding calcium release-activated calcium channel protein 1-like: MAALRNIPKNTVAMVEVQLDPDTKVPPGMLVAFAICTTMLVAVHMLAFMISTCILPNIEVVCTLHSISLVHESPHERLHWYIETTWAFSTLLGLILFLLEIAILCWVKFYDLSPPAAWSACVVLIPVMIIFLAFAIHFYRSLVTHKYEVTVSGIRELEILKKQMEQDHLEHHNNHNRNNGIHYGAAGDIV, from the exons ATGGCagccctcagaaatataccaaaaaatacC GTGGCGATGGTGGAGGTGCAGCTGGACCCCGACACAAAGGTTCCGCCCGGAATGCTAGTGGCGTTTGCGATCTGCACCACTATGCTGGTGGCCGTGCATATGCTGGCTTTTATGATTAGCACCTGCATCCTGCCGAACATCGAGGTAGTGTGCACCCTGCACAGCATCTCCCTGGTGCACGAGTCGCCGCACGAGCGCCTGCACTGGTACATTGAGACGACGTGGGCATTTTCGACGCTGCTGGGGTTGATCCTATTCCTGCTGGAGATAGCCATACTGTGCTGGGTAAAGTTCTATGATCTGAGCCCGCCGGCGGCCTGGTCGGCCTGCGTGGTGCTGATACCCGTGATGATTATCTTCCTGGCTTTCGCCATACACTTCTATCGGTCTCTGGTGACGCACAAGTACGAGGTGACGGTCTCCGGCATACGGGAGCTGGAGATCCTCAAGAAGCAGATGGAACAGGATCACCTCGAGCACCATAACAACCATAATCGCAATAACGGCATCCACTACGGTGCCGCCGGCGACATCGTTTAG